One Elusimicrobiota bacterium genomic region harbors:
- a CDS encoding acetate kinase, whose amino-acid sequence MKILVLNCRIYSIEYEVFEMPQEKELCKGILNHIGFDDTILTHTVGNKTERIVQQVLDHQKGLELIIATVTNSKYGCLKSKDEIDAIGHRVVHGGWTFRSSVIVDENVKKEIYKDFELAPLHNPYNLKGIEVAETLLSGKKNVAVFDTSFHQTIPEVAFRYALPERLYQEYKIRQYGFHGISHKYIAERTAQLLKKKSATLISFHLGAGCSACAIRDGKSVDTSMGFTPLEGLVMTDRPGDVSSGVILYLLRSGWTLSELEMCLNKESGTFGLSGISTEMKKVVESAQKGNENAKLAIDVFVYRARKYLGSYWFVLDGEVEAISFTGGIGENSPLIRERILAELDKFGIKIDSKKNEKAIGVENEINDSDSKVKVFVLPRNEKILIAKETMEIIKG is encoded by the coding sequence ATGAAAATCCTTGTGTTGAATTGCAGAATCTATTCTATTGAGTATGAGGTTTTTGAAATGCCGCAGGAAAAAGAATTGTGTAAAGGTATCTTGAACCATATCGGGTTTGATGATACAATACTTACACATACTGTTGGCAATAAAACCGAAAGAATTGTTCAGCAGGTGCTTGACCATCAGAAAGGGCTTGAACTTATTATAGCCACAGTTACAAATTCTAAGTACGGTTGCCTTAAATCCAAAGATGAAATTGATGCTATTGGGCACAGGGTTGTTCACGGTGGATGGACATTCAGAAGTTCTGTGATTGTTGATGAGAATGTAAAAAAAGAGATTTACAAAGACTTTGAACTTGCACCACTTCATAACCCGTATAATCTTAAAGGAATAGAAGTAGCAGAAACACTTCTATCAGGTAAAAAAAATGTTGCAGTATTTGATACTTCATTTCATCAGACAATACCTGAAGTTGCATTCCGATATGCACTGCCTGAACGGTTATATCAGGAATATAAAATCAGACAATACGGGTTTCATGGTATTTCGCATAAATATATTGCTGAACGAACCGCACAACTCTTAAAGAAAAAATCGGCTACTTTAATTTCGTTCCATCTTGGTGCCGGCTGTTCTGCATGCGCAATCAGAGATGGGAAATCTGTAGATACTTCTATGGGATTTACACCGCTTGAAGGGCTTGTTATGACTGATCGTCCTGGTGATGTCAGTTCTGGCGTTATTCTGTATCTTTTGAGAAGTGGCTGGACATTGAGCGAACTTGAAATGTGTCTGAATAAAGAAAGTGGCACCTTTGGGCTTTCAGGAATAAGTACTGAGATGAAAAAAGTGGTTGAATCAGCCCAGAAAGGCAACGAAAATGCGAAACTTGCAATAGATGTGTTTGTCTATAGAGCAAGAAAATATCTCGGCTCATACTGGTTTGTATTAGATGGTGAAGTTGAAGCAATATCGTTTACCGGTGGTATTGGTGAAAACTCGCCGCTTATTAGAGAAAGAATACTTGCAGAACTTGATAAATTCGGAATAAAAATTGATTCAAAAAAAAATGAAAAAGCAATCGGTGTAGAAAATGAAATAAATGATAGCGACTCAAAAGTCAAAGTATTCGTTTTACCGAGAAACGAAAAAATTTTAATCGCAAAAGAAACAATGGAAATAATAAAAGGTTAA
- a CDS encoding dihydropteroate synthase, with the protein MFIIGEKINGMFKNVREAIQTKNKTIIQELARQQLLAGADALDVNVGPASAEPLKDMEWLITTIRETTDKPLAIDTTKLDVMEKGLSIAGAGSFLNSTSGQKEKLDLLLPLAKKYNTKIIALTMTKSGVPANAESRLEIAANIVAAAIEHGIEPENLYIDAVILPVNVAQDHSRAVLETIRQCKLICDPPPKTILGLSNVSQGTLDRPLVDRTFLVMALAAGLDAAILNPLDKELMDAMITAELLLGKQLYCDSYLEAYRKK; encoded by the coding sequence ATGTTCATTATCGGTGAAAAGATTAACGGGATGTTTAAAAATGTACGGGAAGCAATCCAGACAAAAAATAAAACAATAATTCAGGAACTGGCAAGACAGCAACTTCTAGCTGGTGCGGATGCGCTTGATGTAAATGTTGGTCCTGCATCCGCGGAACCACTAAAAGATATGGAATGGCTTATTACAACAATTCGGGAAACTACTGATAAACCGCTCGCTATTGACACAACAAAATTAGATGTTATGGAAAAAGGGCTTTCAATCGCCGGTGCGGGCTCGTTTCTAAATTCAACTTCCGGTCAAAAAGAAAAATTGGATTTACTTCTGCCACTTGCCAAAAAATATAATACAAAAATAATCGCATTAACAATGACGAAATCCGGTGTCCCAGCAAATGCCGAATCACGACTGGAAATAGCAGCGAATATTGTTGCCGCAGCAATAGAACATGGGATAGAACCTGAAAATCTTTATATTGATGCGGTAATACTACCTGTAAATGTTGCGCAAGACCATTCCCGCGCTGTTTTGGAGACAATCAGACAGTGCAAACTTATCTGTGACCCGCCACCCAAGACAATTCTTGGTTTGTCAAATGTTTCGCAGGGAACACTTGACCGTCCGCTGGTTGATAGAACATTTCTCGTAATGGCATTAGCAGCAGGACTTGATGCTGCGATATTAAATCCGCTTGATAAAGAACTGATGGATGCAATGATAACAGCGGAACTTTTACTTGGCAAACAACTTTATTGCGATTCATATCTTGAGGCATACCGAAAAAAATAA
- a CDS encoding NADH-ubiquinone oxidoreductase-F iron-sulfur binding region domain-containing protein, giving the protein MDFTELKQIAYKEWEKIVNPSKILIFVGLGTCGKSAQAEEVEAVLSALCKKKKVDFEIIQVGCIGLCYLEPLVEIIKPAQTPVYFGNLTVKEVPRIVNYILHNKIPQKLIVDVKKLLKYQTRRILKRCGLISPENIYHYIANDGYSGIDLALKMSPEGIINEIKKSGLRGRGGIGFPTGRKWELCRNANTYELENTNKHELKSIRRNSCCNSHKFVICNAEEGEPGTFKDRLLLESDPHSVIEGMLIAGYAVGAETGYIYINHNYTIAIDRVKKAIEEATKYGLLGRNILGSQFNFQIFVTSAEGGYVSGEETALLELLSGKKSIPRSRPPYPVEKGVFNMPTVVNNVETYANVPQIILYHTEWFRQCGNVNSSGTKLFSVSGEVNRPGVVELPLGIRLRRLIFDICGGLPKNKKLKAVSVGGPTGGCVPKKYIDISVDFDSLSEIDAAMGSGGIIVIDETQSMVELCKYFAKFNMNESCGKCSPCRIGTVHLFNILKKITDGKGTTDDINKLQELAKTIKLTALCGLGQSAPNPVISTLKHFYSEYQKVLCHK; this is encoded by the coding sequence ATGGATTTCACAGAATTGAAACAAATTGCTTACAAAGAGTGGGAAAAAATTGTAAACCCGTCAAAGATTCTGATATTCGTAGGGCTTGGAACCTGCGGGAAATCTGCCCAAGCAGAAGAAGTAGAAGCAGTATTGTCCGCACTGTGTAAAAAGAAAAAAGTTGATTTTGAAATAATCCAGGTCGGTTGCATCGGGCTTTGCTATTTAGAACCATTAGTTGAGATAATTAAACCTGCCCAAACACCTGTATACTTTGGTAATCTCACAGTTAAAGAAGTTCCTAGGATTGTTAATTATATTTTGCATAATAAAATTCCACAGAAACTTATTGTTGATGTAAAAAAATTACTGAAATATCAAACCAGAAGAATTCTGAAAAGATGTGGACTTATTAGCCCGGAAAATATCTATCATTACATTGCGAACGATGGATACAGCGGGATAGATTTAGCATTGAAAATGTCGCCGGAAGGAATTATCAACGAAATAAAAAAATCCGGGCTTCGCGGTCGTGGTGGTATTGGTTTCCCGACGGGTAGAAAATGGGAATTATGCCGAAACGCGAATACATACGAATTAGAAAATACGAATAAACACGAATTAAAAAGTATTCGTAGAAATTCGTGTTGTAATTCGCACAAATTCGTGATTTGTAATGCTGAAGAAGGTGAACCTGGCACTTTTAAGGACCGGCTTCTGTTGGAAAGCGACCCGCATTCTGTTATTGAAGGTATGCTTATCGCAGGTTATGCGGTTGGTGCTGAAACTGGCTATATCTATATCAATCATAATTACACAATTGCGATAGATAGAGTCAAAAAAGCAATAGAAGAGGCAACAAAATATGGACTGCTTGGTAGAAATATTTTGGGCTCCCAATTTAATTTCCAGATTTTTGTCACATCTGCCGAAGGCGGTTATGTTTCCGGCGAAGAAACAGCACTTCTGGAATTGCTTTCAGGTAAAAAAAGTATTCCGCGTTCAAGACCGCCATATCCAGTTGAAAAAGGTGTATTCAATATGCCAACAGTTGTGAATAATGTTGAAACATATGCTAATGTGCCACAGATTATATTATATCATACAGAATGGTTCAGACAATGTGGGAATGTAAACAGTAGTGGGACAAAATTATTTTCAGTTTCAGGCGAGGTAAATAGACCAGGTGTAGTAGAATTACCATTAGGTATCCGCTTGAGACGGCTAATTTTTGATATTTGTGGTGGCTTACCGAAAAATAAAAAATTGAAAGCTGTTTCCGTCGGTGGACCTACCGGTGGCTGTGTGCCTAAAAAATATATTGATATATCAGTGGACTTTGATTCACTTTCCGAAATTGATGCTGCGATGGGTTCAGGCGGTATTATTGTTATAGATGAAACACAATCTATGGTTGAACTATGTAAATATTTTGCAAAATTCAATATGAACGAATCCTGTGGAAAATGTAGCCCTTGTAGAATTGGCACGGTGCATTTATTCAATATCTTGAAAAAGATTACAGATGGTAAAGGCACAACCGATGATATAAATAAACTGCAAGAACTTGCAAAAACAATTAAACTAACTGCTTTGTGCGGGTTAGGTCAGTCCGCACCGAATCCGGTAATATCAACATTAAAACATTTTTATTCTGAATATCAAAAAGTTCTATGCCACAAATAA